In Solanum pennellii chromosome 3, SPENNV200, a single window of DNA contains:
- the LOC107014990 gene encoding uncharacterized protein LOC107014990, with product MAAAATFGIRSVSSNIWLHKFGARTAAASIRSRSFTTLASLSPVEDTEDIQLNVIPKEDARELVSNTSNNNNYKSNKSYYPKRGQTLELVCESLAFKGKGVCKVADNGFVLMCDRALPGERFIGRVTRKKDNYAEVKKLKTITPHSDYVEAPCEYASHCGGCKTQSLSYEAQLKAKEQQVRDLVVHVGKFSEQEPEHAGVMKPIVPCDIQFHYRNKMEFSFGPKGWVPAEQLQEKSTDECVYALGLHAPGFFDKVLNVNKCLLQSDSANEVLATVQECWRDPELGLSPWNVHSHTGFLKHLMLRSGRNIETGLPELMVNFVTSSDNPECLRPLVEKIATIPEVVSIVNNVNTSIGNTSVGEKEYTLYGKSTITEILRGLTFQISANSFFQTNTRQADVLYKLIEDCAFLKGDGSEIVLDLFCGTGTIGLTLAKRVKHVYGFEVVAQAVSDARQNATLNFINNATFIEGDLNKIDSTFASNLPKPDIVITDPNRPGMHIKLIKFLLRLRASRIIYVSCNPATCARDLNYLCYGVPEQNIEGRYRLSSLQPVDMFPHTPHIECVCALELR from the exons ATGGCGGCGGCGGCTACTTTCGGCATTCGCTCCGTTTCTTCTAACATATGGCTCCACAAATTCGGTGCTCGAACGGCAGCTGCATCAATACGTTCACGTTCATTCACCACTCTCGCTTCTCTTTCCCCCGTTGAAGATACTGAAGACATTCAATTGAACGTAATTCCAAAAGAAGATGCAAGGGAATTGGTTTCTAATACTAGCAATAACAACAATTACAAGTCTAATAAGTCTTATTATCCGAAGCGAGGGCAAACACTGGAGCTAGTATGTGAATCCCTTGCTTTCAAAGGAAAAGGCGTATGCAAAGTTGCTGACAATGGTTTTGTACTCATGTGTGATCGTGCACTCCCTGGAGAACGATTCATTGGTCGTGTTACTCGCAAAAAAGATAATTACGCCGAG GTAAAGAAGTTGAAAACAATAACACCTCATTCGGACTATGTTGAAGCACCATGTGAATATGCATCACACTGTGGAGGTTGCAAGACACAGAGTTTGTCGTATGAAGCCCAGCTCAAGGCCAAAGAGCAACAAGTTCGTGACCTGGTTGTTCATGTGGGCAAGTTTTCTGAACAAGAACCAGAACATGCGGGTGTCATGAAACCCATTGTTCCCTGTGATATCCAATTTCACTATAGGAACAAG ATGGAATTCTCTTTTGGTCCAAAGGGATGGGTACCTGCTGAACAGCTGCAAGAAAAATCTACTGATGAATGTGTCTATGCTTTGGGTCTGCATGCCCCTGGATTTTTTGATAAAGTTTTAAATGTGAATAAGTGCTTATTGCAAAGTGATTCAGCAAATGAG GTTCTCGCAACTGTGCAAGAATGCTGGCGGGATCCAGAGTTGGGACTTTCTCCGTGGAATGTGCACTCTCACACTGGCTTTCTGAAGCATCTAATGCTTAGATCAGGCAG GAATATTGAAACTGGTCTTCCTGAACTTATGGTTAACTTTGTAACTTCTTCTGACAATCCTGAATGCTTGAGGCCCCTTGTTGAGAAAATCGCCACTATTCCTGAAGTG GTAAGCATTGTTAATAATGTGAATACTTCTATCGGCAACACATCTGTTGGGGAGAAGGAATATACGTTGTACGGAAAATCTACCATCACAGAGATTTTGAGAGGGCTTACTTTCCAGATTTCAGCAAACTCTTTCTTTCAGACGAACACACGTCAG GCTGATGTTCTCTATAAATTAATTGAGGATTGTGCATTTCTTAAAGGAGATGGGTCTGAAAttgttcttgatttattttgtgGGACAGGAACCATTGGCCTTACGCTGGCCAAAAG GGTGAAGCATGTTTATGGTTTTGAAGTAGTAGCTCAAGCTGTATCAGATGCACGTCAAAATGCCACTCTAAATTTCATCAATAATGCAACCTTCATCGAAGGTGATTTGAATAAAATTGATTCGACCTTCGCCAGCAACTTGCCCAAGCCTGACATTGTTATCACAG ATCCTAATCGCCCTGGAATGCAcataaaattgatcaaatttttgCTAAGATTGAGAGCATCACGGATCATTTATGTATCGTGTAATCCTGCCACTTGTGCTCGTGACCTTAATTATCTCTGCTATGGTGTG CCGGAGCAGAATATAGAGGGACGTTATAGACTGAGTAGCTTACAACCAGTCGACATGTTTCCCCACACACCTCATATTGAATGTGTTTGCGCGCTTGAGCTTCGGTGA
- the LOC107015158 gene encoding IAA-amino acid hydrolase ILR1-like 4, with amino-acid sequence MDISRWVFLILIFVSFATIPIFSDSQLSSGEIPEIPGKFLDFAKKSEVFDWMVEVRRRIHENPELGYEELETSKLIREELDNMGIQYKYPFANTGIVGFIGSGDPPFVGIRADMDALPMQEMVDWEHKSRNPGKMHACGHDAHIAMLLGAAKILLQHQNILKGTVALVFQPAEEGGGGAKKMIDAGALENVEAIFGLHVHPNFPLGKVSSRPGPFLAGSGFFEAVISGRGGHAAIPQHSIDPILAASNVIVSLQHLVSREADPLDSQVVTVAKFQGGGAFNVIPDFVTIGGTFRAFSKESFLQLRQRIEEVIVGQAAVQRCNATVDFLTNSKPFFPPTVNDKNLHKHFQRVAGDMLGNDHVKDMEPLMGSEDFAFYQEVIPGYFYMLGMQGETNENPASVHSPYFKINEEALPFGAALQASLAITYLLEAQPQVPSSSINGHDEL; translated from the exons aTGGATATCTCCAGATgggttttcttgattttgatttttgtttcttttgccACAATACCCATATTCTCAGATTCTCAATTGAGTTCAGGAGAAATACCAGAAATACCGGgtaagtttcttgattttgcGAAGAAATCTGAGGTTTTTGATTGGATGGTGGAGGTTAGGAGAAGGATACATGAGAATCCTGAACTGGGTTATGAAGAATTAGAGACTAGTAAGCTTATTAGAGAAGAATTGGATAATATGGGGATTCAGTATAAATACCCTTTTGCGAATACTGGTATTGTTGGCTTCATTGGTTCAGGAGACCCCCCTTTTGTTGGGATTAGAGCGGATATGGACGCTCTTCCTATGCAG GAAATGGTGGACTGGGAGCACAAAAGTAGAAATCCTGGTAAAATGCACGCATGTGGACATGATGCTCATATTGCAATGCTTCTTGGTGCTGCAAAGATTCTTCTACAACATCAGAACATTTTGAAG GGAACAGTTGCTCTTGTTTTTCAACCAGCAGAGGAGGGAGGTGGTGGGGCCAAGAAAATGATAGATGCTGGAGCACTAGAAAATGTAGAAGCAATATTTGGTCTGCATGTCCATCCCAACTTTCCTTTGGGTAAAGTTTCTTCAAGACCTGGACCCTTTCTGGCGGGAAGTGGTTTTTTTGAAGCTGTAATTAGTGGAAGAGGGGGTCATGCCGCTATTCCACAACATTCGATAGATCCAATTCTGGCAGCATCAAATGTCATTGTCAGCTTACAGCATCTAGTTTCCCGAGAGGCTGATCCTCTGGATTCTCAG GTAGTCACAGTTGCTAAATTCCAAGGAGGCGGTGCATTTAATGTTATTCCAGACTTTGTTACCATCGGTGGCACTTTTCGGGCTTTTTCAAAGGAGAGCTTTCTGCAGCTTAGGCAACGAATTGAAGAG GTTATTGTTGGGCAAGCTGCTGTACAGAGGTGCAATGCAACTGTGGATTTTCTTACAAACAGCAAACCCTTCTTCCCTCCAACCGTGAATGATAAAAACTTGCACAAACACTTCCAGAGAGTTGCAGGTGATATGCTTGGTAACGATCATGTAAAAGACATGGAACCACTAATGGGATCAGAGGATTTTGCGTTTTACCAAGAGGTTATCCCGGGTTACTTCTACATGCTCGGAATGCAGGGTGAAACAAATGAAAACCCTGCATCAGTCCATTCACCTTACTTCAAAATAAACGAAGAAGCACTTCCTTTTGGTGCTGCACTTCAAGCATCTTTGGCTATTACATATCTTCTCGAAGCACAACCACAAGTTCCTTCATCAAGTATAAATGGTCACGATGAATTGTGA
- the LOC107012729 gene encoding glycosyltransferase BC10-like yields the protein MKSRVGSQGSLEEGKDSVTKVVTQYKPLSIRLLQFLLLFLGIGIVFSLLSMYMVRYSVMQNVIPMVQSRFQPCFQQLSLESWIRPPSSLLHSMNDTQLFWRASIVPQIKEYPFNRTRKIAFMFLTRGPIPLAPLWERFFKGNELYSIYIHSLPSYRPDFPPSSVFHGRQIPSQEAKWGRMSMCDAERRLLANALLDISNEWFILLSEACIPLHNFKAIYHYISKSRYSFMGAADEPGPFGRGRYNPNMVPEVNITEWRKGSQWFEVNRKLAVDIVKDDVYYPKFEQFCRPPCYVDEHYFPTMLTIESPRLLANRTLTWVDWSRGGAHPATFGKADINDQFFKRISESSTCVYNNQPTSLCYLFARKFAPSALGPLLEHSTKFLGF from the exons ATGAAGTCAAGAGTAGGGAGTCAAGGGTCATTGGAGGAGGGTAAAGATTCTGTTACTAAGGTGGTAACTCAGTATAAGCCTTTATCAATAAGGTTACTTCAGTTCCTGTTGTTGTTTTTGGGTATTGGTATTGTATTTTCATTGCTTAGTATGTATATGGTTCGGTATTCAGTAATGCAGAATGTAATTCCTATGGTACAATCAAGATTTCAGCCCTGTTTTCAACAACTTAGTTTGGAGAGTTGGATTAGGCCTCCGTCGAGTCTGTTGCATTCTATGAATGACACACAGTTGTTCTGGCGAGCTTCAATTGTTCCTCAAATCAAAGAATACCCCTTTAATAGAACGCGTAAGATTGCGTTCATGTTCTTGACTAGAGGGCCTATACCTTTGGCGCCGTTGTGGGAGAGGTTTTTCAAGGGGAATGAGCTTTACTCAATCTACATACATTCATTGCCATCATACAGACCTGATTTCCCACCTTCATCAGTATTTCATGGCAGGCAAATTCCTAGTCAG GAGGCGAAGTGGGGAAGAATGAGCATGTGTGATGCTGAAAGACGGCTTCTTGCTAATGCACTGCTTGATATCTCCAATGAATGGTTTATCCTCCTATCTGAGGCATGCATTCCTCTCCATAACTTCAAAGCTATCTATCACTACATATCAAAATCGAGGTACAGCTTTATGGGTGCAGCCGACGAACCTGGACCTTTTGGAAGAGGACGTTACAATCCAAATATGGTACCTGAGGTTAACATCACTGAATGGCGTAAAGGATCCCAGTGGTTTGAAGTGAACAGGAAACTGGCTGTTGACATTGTTAAAGATGACGTATACTACCCTAAGTTTGAGCAGTTCTGCAGACCGCCATGTTATGTGGATGAGCACTATTTTCCAACTATGCTAACCATAGAATCTCCTCGCCTCCTGGCAAACCGGACTCTTACTTGGGTGGACTGGTCCAGAGGTGGTGCTCATCCTGCTACATTTGGGAAGGCCGATATTAATGATCAATTTTTCAAGCGAATTTCTGAAAGCTCAACATGTGTATACAATAACCAGCCAACTTCACTTTGTTACCTTTTTGCCAGAAAATTCGCTCCTAGTGCGTTAGGTCCTTTGTTAGAACATTCTACTAAGTTTTTGGGCTTCTGA